The genomic interval ATTGGGAATTGGTTACAAAACTGAGCAATAACAGGAAAATTACTGCTTAACGGGAAGTCAAACAAGTCTCACTTTCCAAGGATCTTGGGGGGGATGGGACTGCAGATAATTTAAAAACTACTTCcttcgcttttttttttaaactgtcacaTTAGGTTGTATAATGAAGGAATCACAGGCTGGTAGTGCGTTTTCCCTTAATATAAAGAGAGCAAATTATTAGCAACCTTCCACAGTAGCATGCATGCAGGCAGATTCACTTGAAAAGCAACATTGGTGTTTTTTCCAACTGCGATCAAGTGAGCCCTCATTCTCGAAGTTGGTCCAGCTGCACGCAGAATTATGTTGCGCTTTTATTCTACATGATACGGTACAGGTGTCGATGGACCTAGAAACGCGTCAGAAGTCTTCTTATCCTCTCACCATTTTACTGCACAGTCCAGGATGACCATGACCATTCTTACACTGCACACcataataaagtttttttttttttttaacttaaacacATTCTTGAACAGGTGACCAAATTTGTAATGATTTCAATGCAGATTAACTCACAACTCTGTACACAATTACTATCATGTAACAATTCTCCATATTGCCTAAAAATTAAATGTCAAGCTTctaaatgctttgttttgtaaAGTTTGATTATAAAAGTGTTAATTTACTTATCATTTCAAACTGTTATTACAGAAATTATTTACTGGGTACTGTACTGCATTTGTAATATTGTCATTTGAAAACTGTATTTACAGGAATGCTGTTCAAGGTGACAACTATTTCACTGGATATCTACTCAAGTTGACCTCTACTATATCTGTGGTGACCTACATTACAATGTAATCTGAGTGGATTTTGCCATCAGTTTTTTCATAAACCGTACAGTTCAGTGAGATGTAAGTCACCAGAGGTACAGTGGAGGGGAACCTGAGTGGGAATCAGGTTAAAGAGTGGTGTCACCTCCAACAGTGCTCCTGTAAATCCAGTTCAGAAATGGAAGTATtagaaatacagaaatacagTACTGTAATGTGACTGGATTTTGCTTATAATTTCCTCTAAAACTGTACAGTTCAGTGAGATTTAAGTCACGAGGTACAGTGGAGGTCAGCCTGAGGGGGAATCAATTTAAAGAGTTGTGTCACTTCAAACAGTATTCCTGTAAATACACTTTTTAAGTGGCAGGATTacaaatacagtacagtactCATTAAATAATTTCTCAAATAAAAGTTTGAAATGATAAACATTTATAATCAAAATTGACCAGAGAATTTAGAGGCTtggcatttaattttttatgaaATATGAAGCAATGTTTCAGGACAGCAATTGTGTATAGAGTTGGGAGCCAATCTGCATTAAAATCCATTACAAATTTGGTCACGTCTTCAAGaatttgagtttaaaaaaaatattagtgtACAGTGTAAGGGTGatcatgtatttattataatttGACTTCAAAAATGAGGGTTCACTTGACCGGAGTTTACCCTATGATTTCCATCAGTCTATGTACCTGTCACACATTACAACCTAGATAATATAATGCCaggtttccattagtacctactcagagCGGGTTGGCACGACTCGccacggtcttgttttgtttccattgcaattgagtaccacctcagtgtgggtggagtcaatatagcaacacgggcagtagtctcttgaagTAATTTGTATgcagctcaaaacacaacaatggatgagatagaggcaagctaacctagctaatgccagtttaatatcatcaccATGCATAAGTCTGTTTTAATGGATAGTTATTGAGTattaaccctatactgccgaaCATGTCATAATTGACTCCGTGTACTTAAGTACATAAGTACATAAGTGCTGCCATTACTTCCGGCAACAATTATcttaataaccctatgttggttgtgaagtgcagtttctcaacTTTCAGAAATAGTTtaaatttttctgataggacaaatgGTCGCGTAATTacgtaattcaaagttcctatGATCGGCCCTGTTGATCAGccgtgttaaccagctgttcacggctatTAGGAGCACATAATGGGTGCTTCAGTGGCTATCACCCGGCAGTATAgtgttataatatgtatgctgtgtgcacGTTTTAGATGGCTCTCATGCTGCAAAACTacagctgcaaactgtcggtatGGGCATTCAACCTGTGCTTTGCGTGcttccattttcttgctgtcaaaTGGtacggttgattctggtgaagaaGTCGCACTCATCACTCCggtagtgacgacactccctggccaatcggtggcatgctgttcttccgcTTCACATTTTTGGATGGCCTCAGATTGCTTTGAACCCCGGCTGGGTGGGTACTGAAAAAGTACCAGGTACTAATGAAAACACCTTCAAACCGAGGCGCACTGAGTAGATACTAGTGGAAACGCAGCTTAAGGCAAGTGAGCCTAAAATTTTAGCAATATgtagttaaattaaaaaaaaaaaacaaaaaaacatcatagTTGCCTCAATTGCCTGTTAACTGGCTGTCTGACTCTCTCTTACAGCAATAATAGTCTACAGGCTCCCCTGGACCTggcagtgcagcaaactcatgATGAAGTTCATTCATGCAGGACTGAATTTATTGGCCTTCGTTTTTGCTGTTATAGCCATGGTGGCAGTTTTTGACTTCCACAATGCTGCCAACATTCCCAACATGTACAGTCTGCATAGCTGGCTGGGCCTCACAGCTGTGATACTGTACGGTCTACAGGTAAATGCACGCtatttttcagtatttatttgtaGTAATTGATTTAAAAAGGTGAACTACATTTCTTATAAACCGCAGTCTGACATTTTACCTAATAAGCTcagttgtttcagtgtttttatacttttacCTGTTAGATTGGACTGTTAACACATTAAGagctttctcattttttttgaaCCTCTTGCTGTTGTTTCTAAAAGGCAAAGTCATAGTGAACAACAGTCTTCAGATATGATGtgagtttttctctctctctctgtctctctctttctttcaatGGGCAGCTTGTTCTTGGAGTTGGCATGTACTTGATACCAGTTACACCTGTATCCTGGAGAGCAACATTTATGCCCTTCCATGTCTATGGTGGTCTTTTACTTTTTGCCAGTATCATAGCCGTGGCACTTATGGGCATCACAGAGAAACTCATCTTTGGCCTGTAAGTATTAAAATAGAGACTGAGAGTGGTTAAATATAAGACTGCCACAATGTAAATGCTGAACAGTGAAAATAACATTCTTCTTTTTACATCACAAAAGGAAAGATCCAAAGTATAAGGACTCTCCCCCAGAGGCGATTTTTGTGAACGTACTCGGAGTCCTCCTGGTGCTTTTCGGAAGTCTGATCCTTTGGATTGCCACTCGAACATCTTGGAAACGTCCCAGAGACCAGATCTTGCATAGTCTGCATACCAATGGGGGAGGAGGGGACAACACCAAAGTTGCTTCAGCGCTGTCTCAACTGCAGGATGGAAGTGATGCTGAAGCCACTGGAGATGTCAGAAAGAGGAGTAACAAAGCTGATGAACAGGCTAACTGATAGCCAGGGAAAGTCAAACTGAATACATTAACTTGTATCACTCTTGTGTTTTTTAGCTTTCACTCTTGTACCTTAAAGTATTTCATTTTGAGCTCTGGTGTTTATTGTTGTAAGTGCATGTAAATAATGGTGAGCTACAATGGTAATAAGATTCAGATAATTATGTAAAAATAGGCATACACTGCACAAAGTAATCATCACGGGTTTTCTATACACTAAATGCTCTATATTGTATTTTCTGAGTTTGTTACCCACAGTatattataataaatatttgctATGCCCATTATTTCTCCAGTTTATAGATAAATATTCAAACAGCTGTGGAAGGGTGAAGGTATTCATGTTTTAGATAGCAGCCATGCTAAACTGTGATTGttacattgttattattatagaAGTTAATatccttttttaaaaccatATAAATTATTCTGCATGCAGGAGAAAATTGATGCACATTTAAAAGCCCCCCATTTCTATTCTGACTTTGAGCTCAAACGTGTGAGGTACTGAGATAGTTAATGTCCTATTTACTCTGCCTTTTACACTTGCATGTATACAGATAAGAAGAAACCACCTTCATGAAATACGTATACATATGAAAGTTAACCATTCCCTAAGTCTGAGGAT from Archocentrus centrarchus isolate MPI-CPG fArcCen1 chromosome 21, fArcCen1, whole genome shotgun sequence carries:
- the cybrd1 gene encoding plasma membrane ascorbate-dependent reductase CYBRD1, producing the protein MAMENLKQFLVVLSAAAAIGFIAIIFVLRWVLHFQDGLAWDGGLAEFNWHPVLTVTGFIFLQGIAIIVYRLPWTWQCSKLMMKFIHAGLNLLAFVFAVIAMVAVFDFHNAANIPNMYSLHSWLGLTAVILYGLQLVLGVGMYLIPVTPVSWRATFMPFHVYGGLLLFASIIAVALMGITEKLIFGLKDPKYKDSPPEAIFVNVLGVLLVLFGSLILWIATRTSWKRPRDQILHSLHTNGGGGDNTKVASALSQLQDGSDAEATGDVRKRSNKADEQAN